Proteins from one Escherichia coli genomic window:
- the yjjU gene encoding patatin-like phospholipase family protein — protein sequence MGQRIPVTLGNIAPLSLRPFQPGRIALVCEGGGQRGIFTAGVLDEFMRAQFNPFDLYLGTSAGAQNLSAYICNQPGYARKVIMRYTTKREFFDPLRFVRGGNLIDLDWLVEATASQMPLQMDTAARLFDSGKSFYMCACRQDDYAPNYFLPTKQNWLDVIRASSAIPGFYRSGVSLEGINYLDGGISDAIPVKEAARQGAKTLVVIRTVPSQMYYTPQWFKRMERWLGDSSLQPLVNLVQHHETSYREIQQFIEKPPGKLRIFEIYPPKPLHSIALGSRIPALREDYKLGRLCGRYFLATVGKLLTEKAPLSRHLVPVVTPESIVIPPAPVANDTLVTEVIDAPQANDPTFNNEDLA from the coding sequence GTGGGGCAGCGAATACCTGTAACGCTTGGTAATATTGCGCCGTTGTCGCTAAGGCCGTTCCAGCCTGGACGGATTGCTCTGGTGTGCGAAGGCGGCGGACAGCGTGGAATTTTCACAGCTGGCGTGCTGGATGAGTTTATGCGCGCGCAGTTTAATCCTTTCGATCTTTATCTTGGCACATCTGCCGGGGCGCAGAACCTCTCGGCGTATATCTGCAATCAGCCCGGTTACGCGCGCAAAGTCATCATGCGTTACACCACAAAACGCGAATTTTTCGATCCATTGCGCTTTGTCCGTGGAGGAAATCTTATCGATCTCGACTGGCTGGTGGAGGCCACCGCAAGCCAGATGCCGTTGCAAATGGACACCGCAGCGCGATTGTTTGACAGCGGCAAATCGTTTTATATGTGCGCCTGTCGTCAGGATGACTACGCGCCGAATTACTTTTTACCAACCAAACAAAACTGGCTGGATGTGATTCGCGCCTCCAGTGCGATACCTGGCTTTTATCGTAGCGGAGTGTCGCTGGAAGGCATTAATTACCTGGATGGCGGGATCAGTGATGCGATCCCGGTTAAAGAGGCGGCAAGGCAGGGCGCTAAAACGTTGGTCGTCATCCGCACCGTGCCGTCGCAAATGTACTACACGCCGCAGTGGTTCAAACGCATGGAACGCTGGCTGGGTGACAGTAGCCTGCAGCCGCTGGTCAATCTGGTGCAGCATCATGAAACCAGCTATCGTGAGATTCAGCAATTTATTGAGAAACCACCGGGCAAGCTGCGGATATTCGAAATTTATCCGCCGAAGCCATTACATAGTATCGCGCTCGGCAGTCGGATTCCGGCGCTGCGTGAAGACTATAAACTTGGGCGTTTATGCGGGCGTTATTTTCTGGCAACGGTCGGTAAGTTATTGACTGAAAAAGCGCCGCTGAGCCGCCATCTGGTGCCGGTGGTGACGCCGGAGTCGATCGTTATTCCGCCTGCACCCGTCGCCAACGATACGCTGGTTACCGAGGTGATAGACGCTCCACAGGCGAACGACCCGACATTTAACAATGAGGATTTGGCTTGA
- the deoC gene encoding deoxyribose-phosphate aldolase, translating into MTDLKASSLRALKLMDLTTLNDDDTDEKVIALCHQAKTPVGNTAAICIYPRFIPIARKTLKEQGTPEIRIATVTNFPHGNDDIEIALAETRAAIAYGADEVDVVFPYRALMAGNEQVGFDLVKACKEACAAANVLLKVIIETGELKDEALIRKASEISIKAGADFIKTSTGKVAVNATPESARIMMEVIRDMGVEKTVGFKPAGGVRTAEDAQKYLAIADELFGADWADARHYRFGASSLLASLLKALGHGDGKSASSY; encoded by the coding sequence ATGACTGATCTGAAAGCAAGCAGCCTGCGTGCACTGAAATTGATGGACCTGACCACCCTGAATGACGACGATACCGACGAGAAAGTGATCGCTCTGTGTCATCAGGCCAAAACTCCGGTCGGTAATACCGCCGCTATCTGTATCTATCCTCGCTTTATCCCGATTGCTCGCAAAACGCTGAAAGAGCAGGGTACCCCGGAAATCCGTATCGCTACGGTAACCAACTTCCCACACGGTAACGACGATATCGAAATCGCGCTGGCCGAAACTCGCGCGGCAATCGCCTACGGTGCCGATGAAGTTGATGTGGTGTTCCCGTACCGTGCGCTGATGGCGGGTAACGAGCAGGTAGGTTTTGACCTGGTGAAAGCCTGTAAAGAGGCTTGCGCGGCAGCGAATGTACTGCTGAAAGTGATCATCGAAACCGGCGAACTGAAAGACGAAGCGCTGATCCGCAAAGCGTCTGAAATCTCCATTAAAGCGGGTGCTGATTTCATCAAAACCTCTACCGGTAAAGTAGCAGTGAACGCGACGCCGGAAAGCGCGCGCATCATGATGGAAGTGATCCGTGATATGGGCGTAGAGAAAACCGTTGGTTTCAAACCTGCGGGCGGCGTGCGTACTGCGGAAGATGCGCAGAAATATCTCGCGATTGCAGATGAACTGTTCGGTGCTGACTGGGCAGATGCGCGTCACTACCGCTTTGGTGCTTCCAGCCTGCTGGCAAGCTTGCTGAAAGCGCTGGGCCACGGCGACGGTAAGAGCGCCAGCAGCTACTAA
- the osmY gene encoding molecular chaperone OsmY: protein MTMTRLKISKTLLAVMLTSVVATGSAYAENNAQTTNESAGQKVDSSMNKVGNFMDDSAITAKVKAALVDHDNIKSTDISVKTDQKVVTLSGFVESQAQAEEAVKVAKGVEGVTSVSDKLHVRDAKEGSVKGYAGDTATTSEIKAKLLADDIVPSRKVKVETTDGVVQLSGTVDSQAQSDRAESIAKAVDGVKSVKNDLKTK, encoded by the coding sequence ATGACTATGACAAGACTGAAGATTTCGAAAACTCTGCTGGCTGTAATGTTGACCTCTGTCGTCGCGACCGGCTCTGCCTACGCAGAAAACAACGCGCAGACTACCAATGAAAGCGCAGGGCAAAAAGTCGATAGCTCTATGAATAAAGTCGGTAATTTCATGGATGACAGCGCCATCACCGCGAAAGTGAAGGCGGCCCTGGTGGATCATGACAACATCAAGAGCACCGATATCTCTGTCAAAACCGATCAAAAAGTCGTGACCCTGAGCGGTTTCGTTGAAAGCCAGGCCCAGGCCGAAGAGGCAGTGAAAGTGGCGAAAGGCGTTGAAGGCGTGACCTCTGTCAGCGACAAACTGCACGTTCGCGACGCTAAAGAAGGTTCTGTGAAGGGCTACGCGGGTGACACCGCCACCACCAGTGAAATCAAAGCCAAGCTGCTGGCGGACGATATCGTCCCTTCACGTAAAGTGAAAGTTGAAACTACCGATGGTGTGGTTCAGCTCTCCGGTACCGTAGATTCTCAGGCACAAAGTGACCGTGCTGAAAGTATCGCCAAAGCGGTAGATGGTGTGAAAAGCGTTAAAAATGATCTGAAAACTAAGTAA
- a CDS encoding DinI-like family protein, with amino-acid sequence MRIEIFIAKEKMTKMPNGAVDALKEELTRRISKRYDDVEVIVKATSNDGLSVTRTADKDSAKTFVQETLKDTWESADEWFVH; translated from the coding sequence ATGCGTATTGAGATCTTCATAGCCAAAGAGAAAATGACTAAAATGCCAAACGGTGCTGTGGATGCGTTAAAGGAAGAATTAACTCGACGCATCAGTAAGCGTTATGACGATGTAGAGGTGATCGTAAAAGCCACCAGCAACGATGGCCTTTCTGTTACGCGCACCGCCGATAAAGATTCAGCTAAAACTTTTGTTCAGGAAACTCTGAAAGATACCTGGGAGTCTGCTGACGAGTGGTTTGTTCACTAA
- a CDS encoding macro domain-containing protein, with protein MITLILSAPVTEMAEAFNRVFANADNVNIVGKPFETIREFDCMVSAANSFGLMDGGVDAAITAFFGTQLQSRVQNHILREYLGEQPVGSAFVIETGNNHHPWLVHAPTMRVPLTIDGTDAVYNATWAALLAIFQHNKNATTDRKIKTVVFPAMGAGCGQVPFESVARQMKQAWDNFNKKTESINWEYAHSRQSAVFGTYAYCPGNSVCRYADTKYIGCGDYRTYCSRSGQVCISHVHQADDVLTNNRSRPDSHTHRFNPENPVGNLTSGAHSHGSSIVIGAHTHTLNKQYSVSDIK; from the coding sequence ATGATTACGCTCATTCTTTCTGCACCAGTAACAGAAATGGCTGAAGCATTTAATCGGGTATTTGCAAACGCAGATAATGTGAATATTGTCGGAAAGCCATTTGAAACAATCAGAGAATTTGACTGCATGGTAAGTGCGGCAAATAGTTTCGGCCTGATGGATGGCGGTGTTGATGCCGCCATTACCGCATTCTTCGGTACTCAGTTACAGTCCCGCGTTCAGAATCATATTCTTCGTGAATATTTAGGCGAACAGCCTGTAGGTTCTGCATTTGTTATTGAAACGGGGAATAATCATCACCCCTGGCTGGTACACGCGCCAACCATGCGTGTTCCACTGACAATTGACGGAACAGACGCTGTATATAACGCCACGTGGGCCGCTTTACTTGCCATCTTTCAGCACAATAAAAATGCAACGACAGACAGGAAAATAAAGACGGTGGTATTCCCTGCAATGGGGGCCGGATGTGGTCAGGTGCCGTTTGAAAGCGTTGCCCGGCAAATGAAGCAGGCATGGGATAACTTTAATAAGAAAACAGAATCAATTAACTGGGAATACGCACACTCCCGCCAGTCGGCAGTATTTGGCACATATGCATACTGTCCGGGTAATTCTGTTTGCCGTTATGCGGATACTAAATATATTGGATGCGGCGATTACCGGACGTATTGCTCACGTTCCGGGCAGGTCTGTATTAGCCATGTGCATCAGGCTGATGACGTGCTGACTAATAATCGCTCTCGCCCTGATTCGCATACACACCGGTTTAATCCAGAAAATCCCGTAGGCAATCTCACCTCTGGCGCACACAGCCACGGAAGCAGCATCGTTATTGGTGCTCACACCCATACGCTCAATAAACAATATTCTGTCTCTGATATTAAGTAG
- the yjjV gene encoding metal-dependent hydrolase — MICRFIDTHCHFDFPPFSGDEEASLQRAAQAGVGKIIVPATEAANFARVQALAENYQPLYAALGLHPGMLEKHNDASLDQLQQALGRRPTKVVAVGEIGLDLFGDDPQFERQQWLLDEQLKLAKRYDLPVILHSRRTHDKLAMHLKRQNLPRTGVVHGFSGSLQQAERFVQLGYKIGVGGTITYPRASKTRDVIAKLPLASLLLETDAPDMPLNGFQGQPNHPEQAARVFAVLCELRPEPADEIAEVLLNNTYAVFNVRG; from the coding sequence TTGATTTGCCGTTTTATCGACACCCACTGCCATTTTGATTTCCCGCCGTTTAGTGGCGATGAAGAGGCCAGCCTGCAACGCGCGGCACAAGCGGGCGTAGGCAAGATCATTGTTCCGGCCACCGAGGCGGCAAATTTTGCCCGCGTGCAGGCGTTAGCGGAAAATTATCAACCGCTGTATGCCGCTTTAGGGTTGCATCCGGGGATGTTGGAAAAACATAACGATGCATCGCTGGATCAGTTACAGCAGGCGTTGGGAAGACGTCCGACGAAGGTGGTGGCGGTGGGGGAGATCGGCCTGGATCTCTTTGGTGACGATCCGCAATTTGAGAGGCAGCAGTGGTTGCTTGATGAACAACTGAAACTGGCGAAACGCTACGATCTGCCGGTGATCCTTCATTCACGGCGCACGCACGACAAACTGGCGATGCATCTTAAACGCCAAAATTTGCCACGCACTGGTGTGGTTCATGGTTTTTCTGGCAGCCTGCAACAGGCCGAACGGTTTGTGCAGCTGGGCTACAAAATTGGCGTAGGCGGTACTATCACCTATCCACGCGCCAGTAAAACCCGCGATGTCATCGCAAAGCTGCCGCTGGCATCGTTGTTGCTGGAAACCGACGCGCCGGATATGCCGCTCAATGGTTTTCAGGGGCAGCCTAATCACCCGGAGCAGGCCGCCCGTGTGTTTGCCGTGCTATGCGAGTTACGCCCGGAACCCGCGGATGAGATTGCCGAAGTGTTGCTTAATAACACGTATGCGGTGTTTAACGTTCGTGGGTAG
- the yjjW gene encoding YjjW family glycine radical enzyme activase, producing the protein MNSRCALVSKIIPFSCVDGPGSRLALFLQGCNLRCKNCHNPWTMGRCNDCGECVPQCPHQALQIVNSKVVWNAAVCEQCDTCLKMCPQHATPMAQSMNVDEVLSHVRKAVLFIEGITVSGGEATTQLPFVVALFTAIKNDPQLCHLTCLVDSNGMLSETGWEKLLPVCDGAMLDLKAWGSECHQQLTGRDNQQIKRSICLLAERGKLAELRLLVIPGQVDYLQHIEELAAFIKGLGDVPVRLNAFHAHGVYGEAQSWASATQEDVEQLADALRERGVSRLIFPALYL; encoded by the coding sequence ATGAACAGCAGATGCGCTTTAGTCAGTAAGATTATCCCCTTCTCCTGCGTTGACGGGCCAGGCAGTCGTCTGGCTCTGTTTTTACAGGGCTGTAATCTGCGCTGCAAAAACTGTCACAATCCGTGGACAATGGGGCGCTGTAATGATTGCGGGGAGTGCGTGCCACAGTGTCCGCATCAGGCGTTGCAGATTGTTAACAGCAAAGTAGTGTGGAACGCAGCCGTCTGCGAGCAGTGTGATACCTGCCTGAAGATGTGTCCACAACACGCTACGCCGATGGCGCAATCCATGAACGTGGACGAGGTGCTTAGTCACGTCCGCAAAGCGGTGCTGTTTATTGAAGGGATAACGGTAAGCGGCGGTGAAGCCACGACCCAGTTGCCGTTTGTGGTGGCGCTGTTTACTGCTATCAAAAATGATCCACAACTGTGTCATCTCACCTGTCTGGTGGACAGTAACGGCATGTTGAGCGAAACCGGCTGGGAAAAATTACTCCCGGTGTGCGACGGCGCGATGCTCGATCTCAAAGCGTGGGGAAGCGAATGTCATCAACAGCTAACCGGACGCGATAATCAGCAGATTAAGCGCAGCATCTGTTTGCTTGCAGAGCGCGGTAAGCTGGCGGAACTGCGTTTGCTGGTAATCCCTGGCCAGGTGGATTATTTGCAACACATCGAAGAACTGGCGGCGTTTATCAAGGGACTTGGCGATGTTCCGGTACGCCTGAACGCGTTTCATGCCCACGGCGTGTATGGCGAGGCGCAAAGCTGGGCGAGCGCCACGCAGGAAGACGTTGAGCAGTTGGCTGATGCGTTACGGGAGCGCGGGGTGAGCCGGTTGATATTTCCGGCGCTGTATTTGTGA
- the yjjI gene encoding YjjI family glycine radical enzyme — MPTSHENALQQRCQQIVTSPVLSPEQKRHFLALEAENNLPYPQLPAEARRALDEGVICDMFEGHAPYKPRYVLPDYARFLANGSEWLELEGAKDLDDALSLLTILYHHVPSVTSMPVYLGQLDALLQPYVRILTQDEIDIRIKRFWRYLDRTLPDAFMHANIGPSDSPITRAILRADAELKQVSPNLTFIYDPEITPDDLLLEVAKNICECSKPHIANGPVHDKIFTKGSYGIVSCYNSLPLAGGGSTLVRLNLKAIAERSESLDDFFTRTLPHYCQQQIAIIDARCEFLYQQSHFFENSFLVKEGLINPERFVPMFGMYGLAEAVNLLCEKEGVAARYGKEAAANEVGYRISAQLAEFVANTPVKYGWQKRAMLHAQSGISSDIGTTPGARLPYGDEPDPITHLQTVAPHHAYYYSGISDILTLDETIKRNPQALVQLCLGAFKAGMREFTANVSGNDLVRVTGYMVRLSDLEKYRAEGSRTNTTWLGEEAARNTRILERQPRVISHEQQMRFSQ; from the coding sequence ATGCCCACTTCTCATGAAAATGCACTGCAACAACGTTGCCAGCAAATTGTCACCAGTCCGGTACTTAGCCCGGAGCAGAAGCGCCATTTTCTGGCGCTGGAAGCAGAAAACAATCTGCCTTACCCACAGCTTCCTGCCGAAGCCCGCCGCGCGCTGGATGAAGGTGTAATCTGCGATATGTTTGAAGGTCATGCGCCGTATAAACCGCGCTATGTCTTACCCGATTACGCCCGTTTTTTGGCCAACGGTTCCGAATGGCTGGAGCTGGAAGGCGCAAAAGATCTTGATGACGCACTCTCTCTGCTGACCATTCTTTACCACCACGTTCCTTCGGTCACATCGATGCCGGTCTACCTGGGGCAACTGGATGCGTTGTTGCAACCGTATGTTAGAATTCTAACACAAGACGAGATCGATATTCGAATAAAACGTTTCTGGCGTTACCTCGACAGAACCCTGCCAGACGCCTTTATGCACGCCAATATTGGCCCATCTGATTCACCCATTACCCGTGCGATTTTACGCGCAGACGCAGAGCTGAAGCAGGTTTCACCGAACCTGACTTTTATCTACGATCCTGAAATCACCCCTGATGACCTGCTGCTGGAAGTGGCGAAAAACATCTGTGAATGTAGCAAACCGCACATCGCCAACGGTCCCGTGCATGATAAAATTTTCACAAAAGGGAGCTACGGGATTGTGAGCTGTTACAACTCACTGCCGTTAGCGGGTGGTGGCAGTACGCTGGTACGCCTCAACCTGAAAGCCATTGCCGAGCGCAGTGAATCGCTGGATGATTTCTTTACGCGCACTCTACCGCACTACTGCCAGCAGCAGATCGCCATCATCGATGCGCGGTGTGAATTCCTCTATCAACAATCACACTTCTTTGAGAATAGCTTCCTGGTGAAAGAAGGGCTGATTAACCCTGAACGTTTTGTGCCAATGTTTGGCATGTATGGGCTGGCGGAAGCGGTTAACTTGCTGTGTGAAAAAGAAGGAGTTGCCGCGCGTTACGGTAAAGAAGCCGCCGCAAATGAAGTGGGTTATCGCATTAGCGCGCAACTGGCGGAGTTTGTCGCCAATACCCCCGTGAAATATGGCTGGCAAAAACGCGCCATGTTACACGCACAGTCGGGGATAAGTTCCGATATCGGCACCACGCCGGGCGCGCGTTTGCCGTATGGCGATGAGCCAGATCCGATCACCCATCTGCAAACTGTCGCCCCGCATCATGCTTATTATTATTCCGGCATCAGCGACATTTTGACGCTCGACGAAACCATCAAACGTAATCCGCAGGCGCTGGTACAGCTTTGCCTCGGTGCCTTTAAAGCCGGAATGCGTGAATTTACCGCCAATGTCAGCGGTAACGATCTGGTTCGCGTTACCGGTTATATGGTGCGTTTGTCGGATCTGGAAAAATATCGTGCCGAAGGCTCACGTACCAACACCACCTGGCTGGGAGAAGAAGCCGCACGCAACACTCGTATTCTGGAACGCCAGCCGCGCGTTATAAGCCATGAACAGCAGATGCGCTTTAGTCAGTAA
- a CDS encoding tail fiber assembly protein yields MDFRMSEQPRTITIYNLLAGTNEFIGEGDAYIPPHTGLPANSTDIAPPDIPAGFVAVFNSDEASWHLVEDHRGKTVYDVASGDALFISELGPLPENVTWLSPEGEYQKWNGTAWVKDAEAEKLFRIREAEETKNSLMQVASEHIAPLQDAVDLEIATEEENSLLEAWKKYRVLLNRVDTSTAPDIEWPTNPVRE; encoded by the coding sequence ATGGATTTCAGAATGAGTGAACAACCACGGACCATAACAATTTATAATCTGCTGGCCGGAACTAATGAATTTATTGGTGAAGGTGATGCATACATTCCACCTCATACAGGTCTGCCAGCAAACAGTACCGATATTGCACCGCCAGATATTCCGGCTGGCTTTGTGGCTGTTTTCAACAGTGATGAGGCATCGTGGCATCTCGTTGAAGACCATCGGGGTAAAACCGTCTATGACGTGGCTTCCGGCGACGCGTTATTTATTTCTGAACTTGGCCCATTACCGGAAAATGTTACCTGGTTGTCGCCGGAAGGGGAATATCAGAAGTGGAACGGCACAGCCTGGGTGAAAGATGCAGAAGCAGAAAAACTGTTCCGGATCCGGGAGGCGGAAGAAACAAAAAACAGCCTGATGCAGGTAGCCAGTGAGCATATTGCGCCGCTTCAGGATGCTGTAGATCTGGAGATCGCAACGGAGGAAGAAAACTCGTTGCTGGAAGCCTGGAAGAAGTATCGGGTGTTGCTGAACCGTGTTGATACATCAACTGCACCTGATATTGAGTGGCCTACGAACCCTGTCAGGGAGTAA
- the prfC gene encoding peptide chain release factor 3 has protein sequence MTSLLAAEVAKRRTFAIISHPDAGKTTITEKVLLFGQAIQTAGTVKGRGSNQHAKSDWMEMEKQRGISITTSVMQFPYHDCLVNLLDTPGHEDFSEDTYRTLTAVDCCLMVIDAAKGVEDRTRKLMEVTRLRDTPILTFMNKLDRDIRDPMELLDEVENELKIGCAPITWPIGCGKLFKGVYHLYKDETYLYQSGKGHTIQEVRIVKGLNNPDLDAAVGEDLAQQLRDELELVKGASNEFDKELFLAGEITPVFFGTALGNFGVDHMLDGLVEWAPAPMPRQTDTRTVEASEDKFTGFVFKIQANMDPKHRDRVAFMRVVSGKYEKGMKLRQVRTAKDVVISDALTFMAGDRSHVEEAYPGDILGLHNHGTIQIGDTFTQGEMMKFTGIPNFAPELFRRIRLKDPLKQKQLLKGLVQLSEEGAVQVFRPISNNDLIVGAVGVLQFDVVVARLKSEYNVEAVYESVNVATARWVECADAKKFEEFKRKNESQLALDGGDNLAYIATSMVNLRLAQERYPDVQFHQTREH, from the coding sequence ATGACAAGCCTTTTGGCCGCAGAGGTAGCGAAAAGAAGAACCTTTGCAATTATTTCTCACCCGGACGCCGGTAAAACGACCATCACCGAGAAGGTGCTGCTGTTCGGACAGGCCATTCAGACCGCCGGTACAGTAAAAGGCCGTGGTTCCAACCAGCACGCTAAGTCGGACTGGATGGAGATGGAAAAGCAGCGTGGGATCTCCATTACTACGTCTGTGATGCAGTTTCCGTATCACGACTGCCTGGTTAACCTGCTCGACACCCCGGGGCACGAAGACTTCTCGGAAGATACCTATCGTACTCTGACGGCGGTGGACTGCTGCCTGATGGTTATCGACGCCGCAAAAGGTGTTGAAGATCGTACCCGCAAGCTGATGGAAGTTACCCGTCTGCGCGACACGCCGATCCTCACCTTTATGAACAAACTTGACCGTGATATCCGCGACCCGATGGAGCTGCTCGATGAAGTTGAGAACGAGCTGAAAATCGGCTGCGCACCGATCACCTGGCCGATTGGCTGCGGCAAGCTGTTTAAAGGCGTTTACCACCTTTATAAAGACGAAACCTATCTCTACCAGAGCGGTAAAGGTCACACCATTCAGGAAGTCCGTATTGTTAAAGGGCTGAATAACCCGGATCTCGATGCTGCGGTTGGTGAAGATCTGGCACAGCAGCTGCGTGACGAACTGGAACTGGTGAAAGGCGCGTCTAACGAGTTCGACAAAGAATTGTTCCTTGCGGGCGAAATTACTCCAGTGTTCTTTGGTACTGCGCTGGGTAACTTCGGCGTCGATCATATGCTGGATGGCCTGGTAGAGTGGGCACCTGCGCCGATGCCGCGTCAGACTGATACCCGTACCGTAGAGGCGAGCGAAGATAAATTTACCGGCTTCGTATTTAAAATTCAGGCCAACATGGACCCGAAACACCGCGACCGCGTGGCGTTTATGCGTGTGGTATCTGGTAAATATGAAAAAGGTATGAAGCTGCGCCAGGTGCGCACCGCGAAAGATGTGGTGATCTCCGACGCGCTGACCTTTATGGCGGGCGACCGTTCGCATGTTGAAGAAGCGTATCCGGGCGACATCCTTGGTCTGCACAACCACGGCACTATTCAGATCGGCGACACCTTTACCCAGGGGGAGATGATGAAGTTCACCGGTATCCCGAACTTTGCGCCGGAACTGTTCCGTCGTATCCGCCTGAAAGATCCGCTGAAGCAAAAACAGCTGCTCAAAGGGCTGGTACAGCTTTCCGAAGAGGGCGCGGTGCAGGTGTTCCGTCCGATCTCCAACAACGATCTGATCGTTGGTGCGGTTGGTGTGCTGCAGTTTGATGTGGTGGTAGCGCGCTTGAAGAGCGAATACAACGTTGAAGCAGTGTATGAGTCAGTCAACGTTGCCACTGCACGCTGGGTAGAATGTGCGGACGCGAAGAAATTCGAAGAGTTCAAGCGTAAGAACGAAAGCCAACTGGCGCTTGATGGCGGCGATAACCTCGCTTACATCGCTACCAGCATGGTCAACCTGCGCCTGGCGCAGGAACGTTATCCGGACGTTCAGTTCCACCAGACTCGCGAGCATTAA
- the ytjA gene encoding DUF1328 domain-containing protein gives MFRWGIIFLVIALIAAALGFGGLAGTAAGAAKIVFVVGIILFLVSLFMGRKRP, from the coding sequence ATGTTTCGTTGGGGCATCATATTTCTGGTTATCGCGTTAATCGCCGCCGCACTTGGGTTTGGTGGTCTGGCCGGTACTGCTGCAGGCGCAGCTAAAATTGTCTTTGTCGTCGGGATTATTCTGTTCCTGGTGAGTTTGTTCATGGGCCGAAAACGACCCTAG